The window ATTTGCAGCACCTGCGATAATCTTTATTTCCCCGTTTGTCTTTTCAAAGCCGTTTATCGCAGGAATTGGCCCAATATAACCTATGTCAACCTCATCAGGTAAAAACGCTTCTATCTCAGCCGGACCTGCATTGAAGACCTTATATTCAACTTTTACATCCTTGCCTATTCTCTTTTGGAAGGTACCAAGTTCTTTCCCTACCAACGCTTGGGCATGAGTTATATTCGGGAAAAATGCAATTCTTACCTTTAGATTTTTGTCTTCTTTTCTTGCATAGCATCCTGAAAGGAGAAATGACAAAGTAATTGGTAGTATGATTAAGGCAGCCACTTTATAATATCTTTTTATTGCCATTTATGTGCCTCCTTAATATTAACTATTTTTATCGAAATACTTTGTATTAGTATTATTTTTTATCTCTGCTCAAAAAACAATGAGCAGAGACAAGTTTTTAACTTAAACTTATAAATTTCTATCAGTTTACTTGGTTATTAAAATTATAATACATGGTAATTTTTATGTCAATAGTTTTTTTAAATGTTTTTTCAAATGGTGAACAGAATATTCATAACCACTTAATTACAATAAATTCAAAGAGTATACAATGTAAACTCAGTAAAATTTTATTAAAAGATAAACACAAATTTTGAGCGTGTATTTTTTTTTGACAAATGCTATATCAAAATAATTTAAATTTGAATGCAAAATACTGCAAAAAAAACAATATTATTAATTGAGACTAAAAAAAGTTTCAGATATGTTTTAATTGTAAAGTTAATAGGATAAAGAAAAAAAGAGAGGAGGTGTAAAAAATGAAAAAGTATATCATTTTAGTATTGGTAGTATTGTTGAATATGTGTTTATTACATACACCAGCATTTGCTTATATGCTTTCAAGTTCAACTATAAACCATGATGAAGAAATAATGAAGTCACAAAGGCAAGTATCAGCTGAATATACATTAAATATTATATGTGATATAGTAAACAGCAAAGATTCAAATCCTTTTAAAAAAGAATTAGAAAAATTAACCGGTAAAAAAGCACCTTATGAACGAACCAGGTTCAAGTTAAGTGAAGAGTATGAGTTATATCGTCCGTTTGTTTTTCCTTACAAAAAGATATTAACCGAACGTGGCACATCTATCTATTTTGAAGAAAATGTTAAAGATAAAATGAAAAATTTTAGGATTGATACGTTTCAGGATCTTATTAATAACCAATTTGTTGACAAAAAATGGTTAAGAATAGTTTACTATGAAGATAAACCTGTTGGATATATTCAAATTAATTGGTATGATGATATAGGCAGTTATGACTCGTCAGAATGGTCGATAGGTAATTACCATTTATTTAATGCAATAGAAACCATGAAAGATTTTCTAAAATACAAAAAAGAAAATACCAACGTCAAAATCTTATCATTTGATGGATTAGCAAAATATATTGTTTCAGAAGATGGGAATTGGTGGTGCACTGACGGTGAAGGAACTATAAATCCAGCAAAATATAAAAATATGATATGGAGTTTTGAAGAAATAAAAAATAATTTAAACAATAGACCAAAAGAAATGTTAAATTACTTCGAGACACATAAATATGTGTCAGAGATGCCTTTGGGTGGTTTACCATTTAAACCTCTTTATGAAAGCGTGTATGAGCGCAGAAATAAAATAAAAAATATGCTTATAACAATAATTTTATTGCTGGCAACCGCTATGACTGTTGCAGGTATTAAACTTGTTTCAAGAATAAAAAATGCCTAACTTTTTCAATTTTGTTATTTACCATCCTCATTGTTGCGTTTTCCTTCTTGTGATTGAAATTTTACCTCAATGAGGATGGATTTTTTATTCATATTTTCTGGTTGGTTTTAAGTAAAAAAGAATAATTATGATTCCAATAATTGATAATATGGCTGTTATATAGAAGTTAAATATATAACTCCCAAAAATATCTCTTATTTTTCCAGACATTAAGTTTCCTAAAACAGCCCCTACCCCGTATCCTGTAAATAGAATACCATAATTTTTACTATAGTGAATTGTTCCAAAAAACTGTGCAGTTGCAGCTGGTGCGATTGAGAGCCAGCCACCTAAGCTCAACCACAATAAGCTAAAAGTTATCATAAACAAAAGAGTCATTCTCTCTTTTGCAAAAAGCATACTTAACGATGCTAAGAACATTAAAGAAAAATTAATTATTGCCGCAAATCTTGGTGTAATTTTATCAGTAAGCCATCCAAAAAATGGCCGACCAATCCCGTTAAATATAGCAAATATAGAAACTGACACAGCAGCAGCTTCAGCTGATAATTTTATTATCTCCTGCCCAACAGGGCTTGATATTCCAATCGCCATCAGTCCGCTCAGTGTCCCTATAACAAAGCAAATCCAAAGAGCCCAGAAGGTTTTTGTTTTTACCATCTCAGAAGGAGAATAAGAAAGTTTGTCTTTTTGGGCCTTAACTCCTTCATCAGTTTTTACTTCTCTAAATGGGAACTTTAATGGGATTGATAATAAAATAATAACAATCAGAAAAACTACTCCTAATATTCTAAATGTAAAAAGAGGACCATACATCTGTATAAGTTTTCTTGCAATAGGCGCTGTAATAAGAGGTGACATACCAAATCCTAAGACAGTCAACCCTACTGCAAATCCTCTTTTGTCCTCAAACCATTTCGCAGAAACCGCAATTGGCACCCCATACGTAATTCCCACGCCAGTTCCAGCAATAATTCCATATCCCAGAATCAAATTTATCAAACCATTAGAAAAACCCGCCAAAATCCAACCAATACCAACTAAAATTCCTCCAACTATTGATACCATCCGCGGTCCAAACTTATCTAAAACCCTTCCCGCAAGCGGCATCAAAATAGCATAAAATACAAGAAAAAACATATATGGCAAACTACTTTCTGTTGCACTTAGTTTAAATAGTTGCTCAAGCGGTTTTCTAAACACACTCCATGAGTATACAGAACCAAGACATAAATTAATAATGAGTCCCAACAATATGTAAATATAACGCTTTTTGTTGGCTACAAAATTTTTATGATGATTTTTTATCACCCCTCCTGCCTCCTTTTAAGATATTCTTCATATCCAACGCTTTCTAAGCCTTTGGCTTTTTCTTCTACTTCTATTTTCATTTTTTCTTTATATTCAACCACCTTTTGTCTGATATTAGGATACTTTATACTCAGGATTTGAGCTGCTAGAATTCCGGCATTCTTAGCATTATTAATTGCAACAGTTGCAACAGGCACTCCCGCTGGCATTTGCACAATCGATAAAAGAGAATCAAGTCCATTTAAAGAAGATGTTTTTACTGGAACGCCAATAACCGGCAAAGATGAAATTGAAGCAACCATGCCAGGAAGGTGTGCAGCGCCGCCAGCACCGGCAATAATTACTTCTATCCCCCGGACTTCTGCCTCTTTTGCATATTTGAACATCCTCTCAGGAGTCCTGTGAGCAGAAACAATTGTTATCTCATACTCTATCTCAAAATCTTCTAAAACTTTTGCTGCCTCTTTCATCACAGGAAGGTCAGAATCGCTCCCCATAATGATACCAACAAGTGGTTTTTTCATTAATCTTACACCTCCGCTTTAATCTTTAGAATTTCTTTAACCCTCTTTGCTTTTTCAATTGCTGCTTCCAAGTCACTATCGATTATTGTCACATGCCCCATTTTTCTGAAAGGTGCTGTTATATTTTTTCCATAGAAATGAAATGAAACCCCTTCAATCGCCAAACTTTCTGCCAAGCCCTCTATTTTTGGTCTTCCTTTATAATCTTTTTCGCCCAAGAGGTTTATCATGACAGCCGGTGAAAGTTGCTTTGTAGACCCAAGCGGCAGGTCACAGATTGCTCTTATATGCTGTTCAAACTGACTTGTCACACATGCTTCTATTGTATAATGTCCAGAGTTATGTGGTCTTGGAGCAACTTCATTTATTAAAATTTCGTCATCCTTTGTCAAAAACAACTCAACTCCAAACACACCAACACCATCCAGTACTTCAACCACTTTGATTGCTACTTCTCTTGCTCTTTGTGCTATCTTTTCGTCAATCCTTGCAGGCGCAACTAAAAAGTCAAGAATATTTGCTGACTGTTCAAAAACCATTTCAACAACAGGATAGCTTTTAACATCTCCTCTTTTGTTCCTGGCAACAATCACTGCCAATTCCTTTTTTATATCAACTAACTCCTCTACAAAAGAATCTGTCTTAAGTATTTTATTTAAATCCTCTTTATCATTTATTACAACAACTCCTCTTCCATCATAGCCGCCTTTTGAAGCCTTTTGGACACACGGGAAACCAAACTTCTCAAAAAAAGACACATCCAAATTAGTTACCTTTTCAAACCTTGGTACGGGAAGATTTGCGTTTTTGAACATTTGCTTTTGTTTGTATTTGTCTTGAATGACTTCCAAACAATAAGGTGATGGATAAATTTGATATCCCTTATCATAAAGATCTTTTAACACTGCTGTGTTGATATGTTCTATCTCATAAGTGGTGATATCGCTTTTTTCAACAAGTTCTTTTAACTTTTCAGGGTTGAAAAAATCACTTACAATCAGCTCATCAGAAACCGAAGCTGCAGGACACTCAGGGCTGGGATCTAAAGAGATGACATAAAAGCCCATCTGTTTTGCCTTTTGCGCAAGCATCTTACCCAGCTGTCCGCCACCAATAATTCCAATTTTTTTTATGGGAAAACTAAAAGTGCTGCGATGCATTTTGCTTTTCATCTCTCCTTTCCAATATATAGTTTACCACAAACTCTTCAAAAAACAATAAATGACCTCCCCACAAAATATTCTTTGCAGGGAGGCATTGTTTTGTCTATTTTATCAAAGATACATAGTCATCCAGGCTTCCATCATCCAAGCAACATTCTATAATTTTTCTTCCAAGGGGATGTAAATCCAATGTTTTGAATTTTATAATCTCTTTCTTGAAAAATTCTGTCAAAATCTTTGCACCCTCCATATAGCCTTCTTCTCCAACCTCTTGCTGAAGGTCAACCTGGAGTAAAAACTTTGGTATATAAGTTCCTTCAACTTTCATGTATTCAAGTGCCCACCCCAAAAGCGGCAGCTTTGCAGGCTTTAGCTGGTCAGATCTTAATTTTACATTTCCTCTTTTTGCTAAATACTCTCTTGTTATCCATTGCGGCATAAAACCAACCTTGTATGCACCTATATGCTGGTTTGGAACTAGAATATATTGAGTTTTTGTAAACTGCAAAATCTGTTCAAGCAAAAGATTCGCTTGCTTTACCATAAGCCCTGTTGCAAATGGCCAGTAAGACCCAACCCCTTCTGAACTCAATGCTTCTGCCTGTGTTATGCTTGGATTTGCATGGCCGCGGGGGCTAACAAGCCTCCACAGCCATGCCAGTGCAGGTGGTAAAAGGTGAAACATCCCTATAATACCGTAAGTTGGCTTTTGTTTAGTGCAAGGTGGTGTCCTCACTCCAAAGCTTCTTATGTCAACCTCAACAGGTTCATCCACAATGTTCGGAATAAACCTGCGAGGCAAAATAACTCTTGGGTTAGGACAAGGTTTTCCTGGCTCATCCATTGTGTGTTCCCATATAAGACAGGTTGAACCAGGAACACCCTCTAAATTTAAGAATATTAACGGCTCGGGTGGATGAATGCAAAGCCTTTCAAGCTGTGGGTCTGTACCGTAATGTGGAATATTATCAAGTCTTACAAACCAACCTTGTTCTGCGTCTTTTACAACCATTTTTGAACCCTTTTGAAGGCTGGGATGAACAAGTGCTATATCGTCTGTAACTGGATGTATCTCGCAAGATTCTTTTATCTCAAGGTAAATTCTTTCTTTTGTTATAATATTTTCTCCAAGCAAGACTCTATTGTCTTTTTCTCTATGCATCTGCTGGCACATTTCACTCTTTCCGCCACCACTTGCTCCCTCGTGCATGATTGTTATCACGTTGTCATATGGTGTAACAATCCTGACTGTTGAAGCATGAGCTGCAACCCAGCCTTCCATTTCACCGATGTTCAAAAGCACACCATATACTCCCTTTTTAGCACTTGGTCCTGGGTACAAGTTATATGAAAATATTTCATGGACACCATTTAACCTATTGTGCACAACCACTTGTTTTCCGTTAAAATGTGTATGTCTAAAAGGTGGAGCTACATATATCACTGCTTTTGGTTCAAAAACATCAATCTTTTCAAATTCAGTTTTTGGAATAAACCCTTGAATATCAGCAAGCGCAAATCCAAAAAATGCAGCATTGAGCGGAGCTATCACAAGAGCAGGATATCCATGTTCCTTTCCTCCAGCATAGAAACCGTATACTACTAATTCTTGTTTTTTTAACCATTCAAATGTTTCTTTCCTCACTGTTTCAAAATTGTCTCCATAAATGTCTTTATATCGTTGTTTGTCAGTTTCACCATCATCACCAATAATTAAGCTATCTGGGTCTCTTCTTCTCATGTACACATCAGGATAATTTACAACAATACCATTTTTACATCTTGTAACTATCGCCTCAACCACTTCACCCTTACTTTCTACCTCATATTTCACCTCAAACACCATATTATCTTTTCCACCAAGGGATAAATCTATAAAATCAAGTCTCTTTTCTGGCATAACTATTCCTTTGCAGTTGCTTAAAATTTCATACACTTCATCTTTTACCTTTAAGTTTAGAAGCTTTATCATTGCGATATATACCTCCTATCAAGAAAAATTTTTCAATTACTCTCAATAAACTCAATCTTCTCAATCAAAAGCTTTAAAAGATATCTATAGTTTTCAATTACCTCTTTAGTTTGCCTGAAATACTCTCCATTTTCTTTGAAAAATTCTACAACATAATACT is drawn from Caldicellulosiruptor diazotrophicus and contains these coding sequences:
- a CDS encoding L-lactate MFS transporter, encoding MIKNHHKNFVANKKRYIYILLGLIINLCLGSVYSWSVFRKPLEQLFKLSATESSLPYMFFLVFYAILMPLAGRVLDKFGPRMVSIVGGILVGIGWILAGFSNGLINLILGYGIIAGTGVGITYGVPIAVSAKWFEDKRGFAVGLTVLGFGMSPLITAPIARKLIQMYGPLFTFRILGVVFLIVIILLSIPLKFPFREVKTDEGVKAQKDKLSYSPSEMVKTKTFWALWICFVIGTLSGLMAIGISSPVGQEIIKLSAEAAAVSVSIFAIFNGIGRPFFGWLTDKITPRFAAIINFSLMFLASLSMLFAKERMTLLFMITFSLLWLSLGGWLSIAPAATAQFFGTIHYSKNYGILFTGYGVGAVLGNLMSGKIRDIFGSYIFNFYITAILSIIGIIIILFYLKPTRKYE
- the purE gene encoding 5-(carboxyamino)imidazole ribonucleotide mutase, with translation MKKPLVGIIMGSDSDLPVMKEAAKVLEDFEIEYEITIVSAHRTPERMFKYAKEAEVRGIEVIIAGAGGAAHLPGMVASISSLPVIGVPVKTSSLNGLDSLLSIVQMPAGVPVATVAINNAKNAGILAAQILSIKYPNIRQKVVEYKEKMKIEVEEKAKGLESVGYEEYLKRRQEG
- a CDS encoding 5-(carboxyamino)imidazole ribonucleotide synthase, producing the protein MKSKMHRSTFSFPIKKIGIIGGGQLGKMLAQKAKQMGFYVISLDPSPECPAASVSDELIVSDFFNPEKLKELVEKSDITTYEIEHINTAVLKDLYDKGYQIYPSPYCLEVIQDKYKQKQMFKNANLPVPRFEKVTNLDVSFFEKFGFPCVQKASKGGYDGRGVVVINDKEDLNKILKTDSFVEELVDIKKELAVIVARNKRGDVKSYPVVEMVFEQSANILDFLVAPARIDEKIAQRAREVAIKVVEVLDGVGVFGVELFLTKDDEILINEVAPRPHNSGHYTIEACVTSQFEQHIRAICDLPLGSTKQLSPAVMINLLGEKDYKGRPKIEGLAESLAIEGVSFHFYGKNITAPFRKMGHVTIIDSDLEAAIEKAKRVKEILKIKAEV
- a CDS encoding DUF4914 family protein — translated: MIKLLNLKVKDEVYEILSNCKGIVMPEKRLDFIDLSLGGKDNMVFEVKYEVESKGEVVEAIVTRCKNGIVVNYPDVYMRRRDPDSLIIGDDGETDKQRYKDIYGDNFETVRKETFEWLKKQELVVYGFYAGGKEHGYPALVIAPLNAAFFGFALADIQGFIPKTEFEKIDVFEPKAVIYVAPPFRHTHFNGKQVVVHNRLNGVHEIFSYNLYPGPSAKKGVYGVLLNIGEMEGWVAAHASTVRIVTPYDNVITIMHEGASGGGKSEMCQQMHREKDNRVLLGENIITKERIYLEIKESCEIHPVTDDIALVHPSLQKGSKMVVKDAEQGWFVRLDNIPHYGTDPQLERLCIHPPEPLIFLNLEGVPGSTCLIWEHTMDEPGKPCPNPRVILPRRFIPNIVDEPVEVDIRSFGVRTPPCTKQKPTYGIIGMFHLLPPALAWLWRLVSPRGHANPSITQAEALSSEGVGSYWPFATGLMVKQANLLLEQILQFTKTQYILVPNQHIGAYKVGFMPQWITREYLAKRGNVKLRSDQLKPAKLPLLGWALEYMKVEGTYIPKFLLQVDLQQEVGEEGYMEGAKILTEFFKKEIIKFKTLDLHPLGRKIIECCLDDGSLDDYVSLIK